aactctagaacgtctttctttttgtttataagaagcacgtgtaaattaaaaaccaattcttattgctatctcatcggcccaactatgtaattcatctatggaatcaaattctctatccgtaacaaatctaccagagTAATTTACATTGTCCCCTAAGTTTTCATAgtcctgcaaatttaaaatatgaataaacCATATATTAGGTTAATAAAACATTATacaaacaaacattaataataaaaatattgaatattatataaaaaatagaatttgcattaataattaataataaaataataataataataatacaaattaacattaaataaaaaatataatttactttaataattaataataaaataataataatacaaaatataaaataaaataattgtaacaataataaaatacaaattaatattaaataataagaaaataataataataataataataataataataataataataataataatatataattataaattatttgaattaataataaaataataataataataatactatgaattataaattatttaaattaataataataataataataataataataataataataataataataataataataagaagaagaagaagaagaagaagaagaagaagaagaagattacgtgataattacaaaattatttaaataaattaaataataataatataaattagaaaataaaataatttactacaacgtatattatataataataatataaattataaattaatttacctaataataatataaattactaaataaataaataaatatttatataatttacacaataataatgcaaataataaaaaaaaaataataaaataaaattattgggTCGCGTGCGAATGAACCACGGATGAGTCGCACGcgacccaattttttttttttaaaaaaacactcaTTCGAGTCGATTAAAGTACGTACCAAATcagattcatagtcgctttcgttagccattgtaaatcgattcaaacttttagcttgtttaaactcagagaacgtttttagagagattttaGAGAGATCGTACCGTGTTTGAGTTCGTATATTATACAACAGCAatactgaaaattcaatatatatagggtcgcgataaaaatgtttggaattacgtttaaacttttaatttaatgtttttaagtgataatagtgttattaagtgagatttacatttgttaaacaaaTATAAAGTCCAAAAACATTTTTGTCATATCATTAAAATAGGgtgacaataaaataaaaaggcacGATAATGAATAACAATGcccttgaaaaaaaaaatgataatatgatCTACGTAACTACGTTGACCTTAGAATATAGTGCATCAAAATTGATATGAAGTGATGTGCTTTGAAGTACTGATTATACTTTTAATATGAGGCCAATTAACTTTTGTACTCATACTTACTTCCTTCATTTTATAACATccgctatattttttatttttggcaatttcatattacttgctacattttcgtttttagtaataaaacaatcatttaaaattttacctaccctatttttatcccactctatactctatactctataataaaatactatactatactctataaagtaacctaacaacctatttttcctttttttttcaattaacaataataaaatactatactctataaagtaaacaattagCTACAGtataggtcaatcacttttcttaatactcgtacccatgcaaatgtagcgactaaaatagaacggaggaagtatataacaAGAGTACATATAGTCTTTTTGCCATGTAGTCCCAACAAATTTGGAACTCAATGTGGCTTGCAACAAACGAACATGAAATCTTccatttttatgataaaaatttgaatttcaaaatAGAAAGAAATTTATAAACTTAAAAATGTATAGTCGATTAGAGATGATAAATTAGCTTAATGACTGAAAGAGTTTCGTTCATTTACATGATAGAGATTTAATTCTCAGAACAAAAAACCCACCAACTTAAAAATACATAGATATATGAGTTATCTTAATAATTAGAAGTTTTTCTATTATTCTTGTGATAAAAATTTGTTTCtcaaaaaatgattaattttccGCTTCTCTTGCCTGTAAAAGATTTTCATACTCTAGAAATAAAAATGGCATactttaaaattaagaattataaaaagttcatcgtaataaaatttatattgtgaTTGGTTAAAATTATGAGAAGTTTatcttaataaaatttatattgacacgaattaaacaagatttagtttaactattttttaatttataaactaaaattaaaaaatacattaagagtaattaatgaatatagaaAAAAAGTTTCGAGACATTTGAATATAGGGAAATAGTGGAGCTTTAGGATAAATGAGGATTTGAGTTTTATTTATGATAAATGGGTACCTAAGTTGAGAAAAgcctaaaattaatttaattatttaaagaaTTTCGGGATGACATCAacttagataattttttttagttgcgGTTGTAATTGAATATAAGGGATTATCAGCTCGAATCCTGGATCCCTCACACTATTTTAGATGTTTAGGACGGTTAATGGAttatgatttatatatttttaaaaatttggaggtaacaataatatcttaaaaattattttttaatcaattagaTTTGAAGTTTGAGAGTAATTTAAAgtgaaaaaacattaaaaaatattaatattaaaatagcaAATTAAAACAATATTTACAAATTTGGATCAGAATTTGTGCCTTAATCTAAACCTACAATGCAAAGAgtttcattaaaataattattacttgcatctaaattaaaaaaagaagctGGTGAGAATCCAGATCTGTGGAGAAGTGCAAGCTTAAAAGGAGCAAAAACATGTTATCAATCATGAGAGGATCGAAGCATTAAATATAACGTTCCTAACACTTCATCAGATACTCTGTAACTGGATAAGcttctctttattttttatatacttcACGTAGCTAGTAAACAAATACTTTTTCGTTTTAAAATACTATTATTGATActatttattgtttaagtttattttttatattgttgctaatgtgtaagaaataatataggtaagtgagatcttgtttaagtagtctaattgcatacttttataatattaactttttataattttagatgTGCATAGTTCAATGTattaatgatcaaaataacacattaaatagagtaaaaagtcaaatatagcaagtataatggaatgAAAGTACATACACAATCTCCTTTATagaaaaatacccagaaaaTAAGAAATAACACATAAGTATTGACTCTAACTCACAAACAATGACTTAACTATGTCCATACATAGAAAGGGcgcatattttatttatatgtggGGAGAGAAGAATATTAAATACGATCCAATTTAAAGGTTAAGAGATGAGCTCTTAAATGAAAATACTAATGAGAATAAGACTTTAAAAACCTAAACATAATTAGATTTAGAATGATTTTCGTCAATAGACATCTATAAAGCTAAGTGTATAAAGATATAACTTATATTTTGACGTTCTTGGTTcatattataacaatttaagATATGGTAAGCTAATCTTTTATGTTCAagcattaattaatttttgaaatatGTAATTAAACTAAGTTACTGATTAATCTTAATAAAAATGGATCAATGTGGGGACCATCGTCACGTGTCATGTAATATGGCAATATTTTTTAGGATGTATGGATGATCATGAATTTTTTTAcgcacaataataataataataacacataTGAACCGgacacaaattttttttatgtttgattattAGGTCAACACCATTATAACCATTTAattcaatatattaaaatatgttGTGATTTCTAACACGAAAATGACACTTTTACTCGATCAACTATAATcgatatataaatttattaaaatgttaaCGCAATATGAAAGTTAGACCAAAAAATGGCATGCACCTTTTTTTCTCTCAaaagaaaaagtatatatttgCGAGTTGAATATAAACTAATTTCGATAATACTCGGTTAAGAACGAGTTATCGAGTTAATTTTTATCAGGTATTTTGAGTCAGTTTAAAATTGACTTTTTTTGTCTATGTTggttattatttaattgaaaattcatTTTTGAAGTCTGAATTAAATCTAGTTCAGTTACAAGGTGATAAATGTCGAATTATCGGGTCCGTTTTGAACACCTTTTAATTTCctgttaattttatttgtaatttacaattattaccGAATTAAACAAACTCACTCTTCATTCATAGATATCTTTCACCTTTTTAatcatataaatttattataaaccGTAATTAAACCGAAATATATCTTCAACTAAAGCTAAtattttttaagtgatttaataattaaattaaatacaatattattaattatttgaatAGAAGTACATTATGGGCCTAAGGACCAAATAGAAATTATGATTAATGTATAATAATACCAAAAATCTAAAAAGTCTAAGGAAATCATATAAAGTGATGAAATTGGGGAAGAGATGGCCAGCTCAAATAGGATTGGcacaaaaaaattttgattgCGTTGACTAATTAAAATAGCAAAAAATGATGGTGGGAAATCAATTAGAATGTGTTATGTGCAAGTTGTGAAATTTTATAAATAGAAAGACATTCTAAGATTAGCAATAATAAGTGTATTATAATGCCCAAATTCTGATTATTATCACATGAGTTTTGCCATTCTTTGCACGATACCTCGACAAATTGATCCCCACCTCAACGTGCAAGCTAGCTAGTTTGTTACATTTTTTGGATCAccaaagtatataacatataattatcGAGTCTTAACTATAAGGTTAAGCTATTAGTTGAGCTGGTTCCTTAACATGATATTAAAAACTAGTGTGATAAGAGGTCACGTATTTGAATTTAATCACCCCTCATTTATAGTGGAACATTTAGCAGAGTGTCTCTGTTGCATCCATATTTTTAGCTTAAAAGACTCTTATGTAAGAAAGTGTGTTAGAATACATAACATATTCTTGGACTTCAACTATAAGCTTaatatatcttggggcctcaatcatcttaaacttttgattgaaacCTCAGTATATATTAACTTTATCAATTTATCTTtactatttaacttttttttcacATTTGGTCCCATTTAACCAcctaaaaaatggtgaaaaattaAATGGGCCGCATTGGATGAATAGGAGGGATATTATTTAATGAATACTGAATGGTGATTGTTATGTAAGTGTGATAACTATTAAAAGCAATATGAAGGTTTGAAATGATTAACAATTCAGAAAACTACACATGAAAATCCTTATGGAAAAAAATCAAGACcaaaaatgttttttaaaatagaagtaaatcttgtatgagattgttttattgtgaaaaagtttatataattagagcctatatttcaaaaaatagatatttcatttaattggactatttaattaaacagtcggtcTCTTGAGATATCGTCTCTTTGATAGATGTCTCCCAGGTCTAGCACATTAAagcttaatgtctacttattgtatacttaatgcctatttatatcatctttaatgtctacttacaatatccttaattgCTACTTATTATATTCTTGATGTCCACTTACAtcatctttaatgtctacttaccgtatccttaatacctacttataatatccttAATTTCTACCGAGTAAACGTGcaatacttacaatatcttaatatgactacttacaatatccttaatacCCACCGAGTAAGTCgggatatattttttataaaccGGCTCAAATAGAAATAGtctttcacaaaaatttgtattaAAATGTATGACCcctaaatgagaatttgaattaaaacaaaacaagtgaaGTTGAGGGCAATGAAATGGGCTTAAGTTTGGGTCAAATGGGCTTTTAGAAGTTATCAAAATGTAAAATATTGTTTACAAGTTGAGAACTTTATCGAGCCCACCAATTCATTACACCAAATTAGTCGGTCTTTTTACAAAGTAAGCAAACAAGTAACAGGGTGTCACTGACTTTGTCTTAGGAGCAAAAGCTTCAAACACCCTGATTTTGACAGCTTTTTACCTAATTAATTGAAttattacaaatatattattattatttgatttgatgcTCTAAATTTCTCTTTTGCACgtgaaatttttaataataataaaaaagtattctCACTTTTGGCTATCACATaaacagaaaataaaacaattactAATGGACaaataaaagaatatatatataatcgtgAGAGATCTTGTTTTGGTGaaacaatcttaaaataaaaagtatatattctTATAAGTTTTGTCTATTAAGCTATTTAACTCACATAAAACGAATCTCCTATCATAATTTGTGATATGCTTATAAGTGATCACAAGTATTCATTTTTTCAACATTGCACCCCCCCAACTTCTCTCACACATGGgaaaacttgaaaatttttgcatctaaacaaatttaataaagtTCAAAACTATTTTCATTTTGTTAAAAGTATAATGCTAAAATTGAGTTAAAATTAGCAGATCAAAACATTTTCATCCAAATGTTATTTATAGATGTACCATAggcttaaattcattttaagtaAAAtcggataaaaaaaaataaaaataaatttatagataAAATATAAGATTAATCTTATGACTCTAATTATCAGTTTAATTATTTAGTTGATTTGATCATATGATATTTAATATGGTATCAAAAGCATAACTAAGATGTATTGGCATTCTCCATCCCTCCttttttgttatccaaataaaaaattcttcatccttcaaaaTTTCTCCCTTTTCTTTCCCTTCATCGGACTGAAAGCTTCTCATTGGAAAATAAGGCTACATCACAATTCTCAAGTTTAGTAAAAATATGATCTTGTAAGAGTTACAATGTAGTCTTCTAAAAATGGACTACTAAAACAGTCCAGATTCTACATcaatcaaagaaaacaaacaaaaacttgTACTTTTTCCCAGAGATAGTAAAATACAACATAGTTACAGATTTTGTAAGAGCTTAGTACATCTATACTCTACTACATACTTCAATTCAAGGGACCTTTTTACTCTTCTTTTTGGCAGTCTTGGCAAGAGCATCACAtatctctctttttcttttagAGGTGCTATTcacattattgttgttattattcttgtttTCATTATTGTCGACGCCACCAGGGCTCGCTGAAGGCTTTCCCTGACTCTGAGTTTGCAATGCATCCTTTACAAACACTTTTAGCCTCCATAATGTGGATTCCGACTGCACAATGGAAACACGTTATTCACaatttagaggtgttcattcgggtcaccAGATCAATTTCAGGTTAGATGTTTTGGCTCAAAATCGGATCTTGCgttcacattgatttttacattattttaaattcattttgagtcAGGTTAAGTCGGGTTTGGTTCCGAGGTCGGGTAAATATCGGATCATCGGTTCTGGTTTGAACACCTCTACGCAAAGTAATCCTGAGAAGAACGAATTACATTTTTGCTTATCATTAAAATACCGGGGCCAGGCATCCACCTGAGGTACATTTAGGGCTGGAAAATTCTATGTAGTCTAGCTTAAAAAGCAATCAGATAGACCATGCTTAGGGACAAGCAAACCATAGTTGATCAATTTTAGAACTAAAATTGATTACCTGAGCATCTATATCAAGGTCCACTTCTTCAGTATTTGCTGTGAACTCAGGATTGCTTTGAGCAACAATATCTAAAGCTCTACTTAGATCATCGGTAGAGAGCCGCGTGAGGGCTATGCTAAGCTGCCTTTTCTCCTCCGTTGACATTTTCCTAAAACATACTCCGATTTCAGTTTCGAAAGAGCAAAAATGCATAAATCTGTTCACTTAATCTGTACATAGATAGACATGCATAATTTACCTGCACCTTTGCACCAACTGTTCTCTAAGTTGATCCAAGTGCATGTCCGCCTCATAAAGCTGAATAGCAGGATATACAAGCGAAATTAAAAGGTCAAGTACAAATTTTACTACTGGAATCATAAACCTATATCAGGAATAGCAACAAATGCATAAAGCATTGCGTAGAGGGAAAAGGTTTTTGGTGAAAAGGAATACAAACACATAGCTACTAGAGCATAACCCATACACATTTTATCTACTTCATAAAGAAACTGGAGAGGTTTGTACATGTCTATGTATGTTGAATATGCCAATAATTATTAGACTCAAAGAAAAGTCCttttggttttggttttggattataatagactatattaaaatgactCGGTAAATCATGTGCACCTCTTATTTGTGTGAAGTTGTTGATGATGTAATCTACAAGGGTCAATCAAAAACCTTTTTGTTATCATTAAAAACTAACGGTACGGGTTGTGCACATCAAATCCCTTAAAACCCGCCTAGGTGGGAACCGCTTTTTGACATTGAATATAAAATATTGTTAAAGAGAAGAAATATAGTGTTTCAATGTAGCAATGAAAACATCAAAGGTCAAATCGTTTACATCGAAGGTTTCTGAAAATATAGTACGAACATTAAAATTTCTCCATAAGTGGTTATCAAAACCTCCATACACATAGCAAACAGCTTATTTATCTCAGGAGCTTAAATCATACCTAGCTAGGAAGTTCAACATTTGACCACAAACTAGTAATTAGTCACATAAACACAATGCCACCCACAATTACAAAGTTTTTCCCACATCATATTCATTCAACTAAGGCTTTCTTCACATAAGAAACTAGATTTTGTCAGACTTTTTAATGTATTTTGGAAGAATTTCTAGCAGTCCCAGCAGTAACAGTAATGCTATTCATGACCTTTGCTTGTTTTAAGTTTTGACAACTAGCTGGTGGATTTTCaatataaagtaaaaaaacCACTTTGACTCACACCTGACAACTGTGCACTGCACAAGCAGCAGCTGCAGCCAGAGGAATGAGATACGAATTTGCTGCAAAGCAATAAAGCCAGCTAAGTTATGCTTGTAAACCACATTCTCGGCGTCGAGAACAATGTAAGAACAAGGCTAAGTATCAAGGATGAAAAAAGAGAAGTGTTTTGGGCTATGAAAGGGGTTGATAGTTGGTTTAACGATGTAAATGCAATTCTGCTGTGGACTGACTGAAGACATTTTTCTCATTAATGGATTTCAAATTAGCCAAAACGCACATTATGAAAGTATATGCCAATTTGAATTGTCACATTACAGCATAGAATCCCGGAGAACAAAGTTGCCAAtttaaatcaatatttcacatcGTTTGTTTGGATGGCCATCTTAAATGGGAGATGTCATTGGCGAAGGTTTAACAGAAGTCAGGTTATTTGTCTTGGCATTTTTTTCTCTTTGGTCTCTCCTTTCTCTTATGTACATGAAGAGTGGGGTGAGGAAACCCTTCATAGAAGATGGGCCTTACTTTCATactgatgcaaattaagtaagGTTGAGGTCCATGTTTTGTTtgtattggtttttttttttttctggtgaATAGAAAAtctttatttgccaaaaaaaaaaaagagaagtcGGGCTTATTACATGCTTCTCTTGTCGTTCATCTTGCAAATTTTTGTCTATCTAGATCCTAGCAACTCAGCTGTTGAAAGGAATGATTGCTCCTAGCTAGGGGTATTGAGAATGGAATGATAGTTGCGTTGGTGATCATGACCATGTTTGTTTTACAGGCATACAAGCCTAGTATTGTGTGATTGCCAAAAAAAATGCTAAACGTCTCAATGAAACAAAAGTTAGAGTGAATAAAAGGAACACACCTCACTGCTTATATCCCTTGCCATTTTGGCATAAGCAGCCTCTTGAGCTAGTTGGATATTAAGCTGTGCCTCAGCATCCTCTTCTTCAAGCTTTTTTTCCTGCAAGAAGCTGTTCATTTAACAAAGTGGACTGACGATAAAACATGACATAAAAGTAAAACATAAATAACAATCCCCTAACAAgtcatcataaaaataataataataaaaaaaaagaaatggtcACTTTTATGTAAAATGGAGTTTCACCTCTTCTGTAACTTTAGGCAAAAACTGTAGCCACTTCTCTTCAAACTTGTCCAACAAGGTTCTAGCCATGACATGGAAATCATTCTTTTCATCATTATATTTCATCGCATTCTTGAAAACCAATCTCACGTCTGCACAAACCTCTCGCACATGTTTATAGCTGCTAACATCCTTGGCTTCCATTCTTTTCTTTATTGTACTAAAATCCATAGGATTTTTAATGATCTGGAAGAAACATATACAAACTGAGGTAGAAATTCTAGATGgccaactaaaaaatcaaaaggcATGCAAAATGATCAACAAAAGCAGTCAGCTGCAATGGCATACTCTTTTACGTGATGTTTGGTAAAAGGAAGTGGAGGGAAATAGAGATTGCATTTCCCTCATTTGGAAAGCAATcggagaagagagagaaatggAGGGAAGGAATTGGAACCTGGATTGGAAGGAAAACACACCAATATCTCTTCCCATCCCACCCTCCATTTCTTTCCAAAAATGGTATGACAAACAGTGCTAGTGAAACAAAGAAATGGATAATGTAAAAGGAGCACCATACCATGTGGATTAGTTTCTCATGAAAGTGGCACCCACGTTTAATGGGTAGGGTGCACAAATTTGACAATCAATGAAAATGTGCGACATGCAATGCATTATCAATAGTATGAGTAAAATCGGAAAACATATTGTAGTGGGATAGTGAC
This Amaranthus tricolor cultivar Red isolate AtriRed21 chromosome 13, ASM2621246v1, whole genome shotgun sequence DNA region includes the following protein-coding sequences:
- the LOC130797983 gene encoding transcription factor GTE1 isoform X1 gives rise to the protein MDDNVMEDFKNQVDAVQSQADMIEKKVHEIEHFYSNSKKQANSSKGGSASKDKDKDKERKKQPQDTTSKEGTASKRMQELIRQFGKILHQITQHKWAWPFMDPVDVEGLGLHDYYEIIKNPMDFSTIKKRMEAKDVSSYKHVREVCADVRLVFKNAMKYNDEKNDFHVMARTLLDKFEEKWLQFLPKVTEEEKKLEEEDAEAQLNIQLAQEAAYAKMARDISSELYEADMHLDQLREQLVQRCRKMSTEEKRQLSIALTRLSTDDLSRALDIVAQSNPEFTANTEEVDLDIDAQSESTLWRLKVFVKDALQTQSQGKPSASPGGVDNNENKNNNNNNVNSTSKRKREICDALAKTAKKKSKKVP
- the LOC130797983 gene encoding transcription factor GTE1 isoform X2, which translates into the protein MQELIRQFGKILHQITQHKWAWPFMDPVDVEGLGLHDYYEIIKNPMDFSTIKKRMEAKDVSSYKHVREVCADVRLVFKNAMKYNDEKNDFHVMARTLLDKFEEKWLQFLPKVTEEEKKLEEEDAEAQLNIQLAQEAAYAKMARDISSELYEADMHLDQLREQLVQRCRKMSTEEKRQLSIALTRLSTDDLSRALDIVAQSNPEFTANTEEVDLDIDAQSESTLWRLKVFVKDALQTQSQGKPSASPGGVDNNENKNNNNNNVNSTSKRKREICDALAKTAKKKSKKVP